The Mycolicibacterium hassiacum DSM 44199 genome includes a window with the following:
- a CDS encoding CaiB/BaiF CoA transferase family protein: MSEDRWLEGVRILDLSRILAAPFATQLLGDLGAEVIKVERPGDGDDARLYGPPFADGGSESGFYLSANRNKRSITIDHSVPAGAELIRELAARSDVLVENFRPGVLDKYGLGYSALREVNPRLIYCSVTGFGQDGPYADRAGYDGVFQAMSGMMSVSGIPDGEPGAGPMKVGISIIDILAGLYASSAILAALRHRDTISGLGRHIDLALLDCGVAALSHYAQNYLISGVAAPRRGNGGFGGIPSQAFRCADADIFLVASTPRQWAGLTKAIGRPELAVDPRFATVSARIANRDLVLRTLEDIFRQRPAAEWIAALEAEDVPVSPVNSMPEVFDNPQVRHRGLRRSVHHPTAGPIDVIANPVCRTAPCTPPPLLGQHTDEILTEVLHKTPEEITSLREQGAI, translated from the coding sequence GTGAGCGAGGACCGTTGGCTCGAGGGCGTGCGCATCCTCGATCTGAGCCGAATCCTGGCCGCCCCGTTCGCGACCCAGCTGCTCGGCGACCTGGGCGCCGAGGTGATCAAGGTGGAGCGCCCCGGCGACGGTGACGACGCACGACTGTACGGGCCGCCGTTCGCCGACGGCGGATCCGAATCCGGGTTCTATCTGAGCGCCAACCGCAACAAGCGGTCGATCACCATCGATCACTCGGTACCGGCAGGCGCGGAGCTGATCCGCGAACTGGCGGCGAGATCCGATGTGCTGGTTGAGAACTTCCGCCCCGGGGTGCTGGACAAGTACGGCCTGGGCTACTCGGCGTTGCGCGAGGTCAACCCGCGGCTGATCTACTGCTCGGTGACCGGGTTCGGCCAGGACGGCCCGTACGCCGACCGGGCCGGCTACGACGGTGTGTTCCAGGCGATGAGCGGGATGATGAGTGTGTCGGGGATTCCCGACGGGGAGCCCGGCGCGGGCCCGATGAAGGTCGGCATCTCGATCATCGACATCCTCGCCGGTCTGTACGCCTCGTCGGCCATCCTGGCGGCGTTGCGTCACCGGGACACGATCTCCGGCCTGGGCCGCCACATCGACCTGGCGCTGCTCGACTGCGGGGTGGCGGCGCTGAGCCACTACGCGCAGAACTATCTGATCTCCGGCGTCGCGGCGCCGCGGCGCGGCAACGGTGGTTTCGGCGGCATCCCGTCCCAGGCGTTCCGCTGCGCCGACGCCGACATCTTCCTGGTGGCCAGCACGCCCCGGCAATGGGCCGGGCTGACCAAGGCGATCGGCCGGCCCGAACTGGCCGTCGATCCGCGGTTCGCCACGGTGTCGGCCCGCATCGCCAACCGCGACCTGGTGCTGCGGACCCTCGAGGACATCTTCCGGCAGCGTCCGGCCGCGGAGTGGATCGCCGCGCTGGAGGCCGAGGACGTTCCGGTCAGCCCGGTCAACTCGATGCCCGAGGTGTTCGACAACCCGCAGGTGCGACACCGCGGGCTGCGGCGGTCGGTACACCACCCGACAGCGGGGCCGATCGATGTGATCGCCAACCCGGTGTGCCGCACCGCGCCCTGCACCCCGCCCCCACTGCTGGGTCAGCACACCGACGAGATCCTCACCGAGGTGCTGCACAAGACACCGGAGGAGATCACCTCCCTGCGCGAGCAGGGTGCCATCTGA